The Sesamum indicum cultivar Zhongzhi No. 13 linkage group LG1, S_indicum_v1.0, whole genome shotgun sequence genome includes a window with the following:
- the LOC105166420 gene encoding lipid transfer-like protein VAS gives MAISRLSFSFFLLICSWAFVGYCEGADAAETMQCIQKLMPCQAFLKGSSSPATSCCVPLKEIMADDGQCLCAVFEDETILKSLNVTQDDFLGLAKSCGANADTSICHKGAATPSIPPSAPSNSNNSASASTGISNAGGYVSLAAAPLTYFIISAF, from the exons ATGGCGATTTCCAGGCTCAGTTTCTCCTTCTTTCTCCTGATATGCTCTTGGGCTTTTGTGGGGTATTGTGAGGGCGCGGACGCCGCGGAGACGATGCAATGCATTCAGAAACTGATGCCCTGCCAGGCATTTCTGAAGGGTTCGTCGTCGCCAGCGACGTCGTGCTGCGTGCCGCTGAAAGAGATCATGGCCGACGATGGGCAGTGCCTATGCGCAGTGTTCGAGGACGAGACAATCTTGAAGAGTCTGAATGTGACGCAGGATGATTTTCTAGGGCTTGCCAAGTCTTGCGGTGCCAATGCTGATACATCCATTTGTCATAAAG GCGCTGCAACCCCTTCTATTCCACCCTCGGCTCcttcaaattctaataaca GTGCAAGTGCATCCACTGGGATATCTAATGCTGGAGGATATGTGAGCCTTGCAGCAGCCCCTCTCacttatttcattatttcagcattttag